GAGGGGTagcggggaggggcggagtgagagagtgagagagagcgagacgaGAGCGAGCGGGCGGGCGTGTGGCGCGCGTGCGTGCTCTCGACTCGAGATCTACCGCGCTGTTCAACTACTACTCTCTGGTTAGTAAAGAGGAAAGGCGGAGaaagatgagcctgtcttcctatctcacacgcacagatgcaCGGCTGGCCGGCCTCTTGCGGgtctgatctgtgaggaggaagcgctTGCTCGTGAACGTGCGCATGGGAGCGCACAaggagaacgagagagagatgaagaaaggaaataACAGTGCATATATCATGAacggcttcagtcctggttcacaataaaaacacacaagcattgaATCATCACCACTATCTAAGCTGTCTGCCCAGGCACGAACCTCTGTGTGATGAGGGATTTTAAGCAGCGACTCTCAGCCGCAGTGCGTGTCCTGTCCGTTGATGAGGTGAGTTcggtggggagatcaaagcAGTCGCTCTGATCTCGATCGGGTTCTGTTGCGTCCAACAGAACCTCGGGCTCTTCTGGGGGAGTCCacgtggaggaagaggtccCGGTTCCTCTGTCCGGGTCCTCAGTTGGGTTTTGGTCGGCTGCAGGAGGGGGAgaatggaggagagcagagctgtAGCGGTGGGGTCCAGCTGGTGTCTTTGGTCTGCTCCAGGGGAgtccctgccgttctgctcTGCTGGGAAAAGGGGCTTCACCGGTGAAGAAAAACTGGTCCCAAAAGTCCCGGCCAGCGGGTCCGTTCGGTACCTGGTATAATCCGTTGGAGGGACGGCTGTGCGTCCTTCCTGGATAAAATTCCTTGAGAGAACTGAAGATGGAGGGCAGGATCTCAACTTTTGAGTGGCggtcgctcagccaatcagaaggcgatctgagtcctccctcctctgctctgtggagGAGCCCCAcgagcgccctcgtgaggttggcagtggtattgcacccttatctggcTTTATTGTTCTGTGAGGACAGATAAGCGGCCATTACATgagggtttctttgttctgagcacatggtggaggagatgggcagCCATTCCAGGTTCTGGGGGACAAGATGGCggtggcctcctgctgagaggaagaagtttctctctttgttctggagagcttcaaagtctgctgcgtctccaccacggcgggggtcatgtctccttcatgacgggggacagtattcgcagacaacatgactccgggtcatgcCTTAACtgggtctgtccatcagtgcgtCCCCAACACCTGCGCATAAGTTGTTGCTTTTCCCAAACTCCTAGCTTGACCATTTTTAACACCTTTAAGGGGGATGTAACACTTGCTCTTATGTACTCTTCTCTTCCAGTCGAGGCTTCAGCCTTCGTCAGAAGTCCTGTTGTTCTCAACACTCTCAAGATCTGGCTTCAGTTCAGGAAATGAAATCACAATATGATTCTTCCACAAAGCATCTGTTTAGGTTTTTCCAGGTCAGACATTCAGTGCTGTTCCCTCCCTGCCCCCATCGGTTCCAGGAAGATGTACTCACATTAGGGTTAGTGGAAGCGTTGGCTGATGGCTCCAGAGATTGAGGACAAATGTGACTCAGTGTCATCTgagttgtttgtcttttgtctaCACCTTCATAATTATTGGTGAAGTTATTTTAACATCGCGGGAATAATTCTACAGCCCTGTCCAGCACTCCTTTGAATTACAGAGAACTGAACTTGGTTCAAAAAGAAATTCTTGGTTTTACTTCTTCAATCTCCAGATGCCTCCTCACTGGTACAGACTCAGAACAGCATGTTTGAGCAGACTTCTTGGAATTTGACATGCCCAGggttatttttgaaaagaacAGAGCTTGAAGAGTACAGGTACCAAATGTCAGGCATGCATCACACACCTGAAGGATTGTGGCTCTGGATGCAGTGATCTGCTCCACTGTGGGTTCTGCTCGGTTCTTGGTGAGGACAAAACCatcagattcaggtgtgttgaagcagggagagagctggaaCATGCTGCTGAGAGACGCCTGTTCCAGACTGCACCCAGCTGCTGATCTGGTTTAGACAGGTCGGATCCAATTGCCTCTGTCCCCTGACTCCACAGACACCAGGTCTTACCCACAAAGACGATCCTGGGGACGTACTGTCCATCAGGGGACAGGTGTTGATCTCCGGTTTCCTGCTGCAGGGGaggagagcaaacacacacacacacacacacacacacacacacacacacacagacacacacacacgcccaatGAATGCCGTGTCAGAGCTCCCCCCCACCAGCCCTGCAGCCTACCATCAGATTGAGGACCACAAAGTCCTCGTCCAGGGTTCTCTGGATCTCATCGTCGTTGGCGAAGGCCTGCTTCAGCGCTGCAGGACAGACGGAGCGTTAGGTGAAGCAGAGCGGGGGGGACGGGAGACAGCTGGACCGGCTCACCCTGGCTGTGAGGACAGTCCTCCAGGTGGAACAGGACAATCAGAGGCTTGTTCCTGGAACACAGATCAGACAGTTGTTTCACACCCACCCCGCATGGAAGCGTTCCCCTTAGAACCAAGGTGTTTCCTCACCTGGACCGAGACAAGAACAGAGCCTCCTCGTACGTCTGAGCCCAGATCAGCTGGTCGCCCCAACCTGCAAGACACAGGTGCAGCTGGGGTTCAAACCAGGACACTACTGAAGCTACTCCTGTACTGTTATGCCTCGGTGCTGTAATAGACATGTATGCTCTTTACAGGCTCTTTAATAACACCGCTGCTCGGCCCATACATTTACATGTGTCCGTCCTCTTAAAGTGTCCCACCAAGTTTTCACCATCATATGGTTCCTACCCCAATGCTCCCATTACAACTCCGTCACCACAAACCTCGAGACAGCGACTGAGGGATCCTCTGGCCAGATTTGGGGACATATTTAGcaaaggtggaggacagggccaccaggaccagggacgCGGCTGCTCTGGTCATCTTTCAGCTTCCTGGAACAAGAACAGACCTGAGGGAACatctggaccagcagggtcagACTTCTGGAAACAACAGCATGGTGAAGACGCTGGAGACACAGCAgaacactgagactgaaaccCTGAATCCAGCGGTTCCACACTGAGGACCCAGCGGTGTCAGAACATCCACATTCAGCTGAAGTCAAATTTCTTGGTTTCGTATTATGTAATAAAAGACCTCAGAGAACCTCAGACATCCAACTCCTGCCACTGACTCCTGCAGATTTTTACAGAAACTTCATTCTTGGTGCTTTCATGCAGTTTGTCtgataatgaaataatgaaaactgaGGCCACAGATTCCTAAAAATGAGCCCTTCCAGAAGCACAACAGCAGCACGAGGTCTTCTCTGCTTACCTGCTGCTCAGacgtggaggacaggagagaacGGGAGAGGACGGGAGTCCTGCtgcgtctcctgctgctccgcctctgCTTTAAAGCTCCTGGCAGGTGGagcgcccctccctctcctcctccaaccCCTCCATAGTGCTGACTCACCCAGATGTCTTGCATCGGGAGAACAGGTTCCTGTCCTGCTGCAGACAACCTGCCTGTCTGGTtgggactcggcatgctgggtatgtgatggacgcccggggaCAGTGGACgggggtcacatgcctggcCGTGGAGTACATAGGAAGTGTTTACAATGGCTGGCCTGCGgctgattggcttgtgctgcggcctgatcctctggaggattaagaagaccgccgccACAAAAGACGTCAAGGGGAGGACGGTCTCaggcataattcattcattcattcatttaagaAATATAGCTGTTGTCTGAAAGTGTCTGTATTGTAGAGGGCACAACTTAAGCTAAAGTAGAGGACAGATTTTATCATACGCGGCCGACAAAAGGAAAACTTCAAAGGAACAACAAGAGAAACTCGACAAACAAATATCACAGATTGACACCTGAAATGCTCAGAACCCATCCCCAGATTtggaaaaacagcttttgaCCCCAGTTTTTCATGATTTGGAACTTCCCTCAGTTACTTTAGAGCAGATTGCTTCTTTGGACAAACCAATAACACAAAGAGAAGTTTACTATGCCAATCAAAGTGTTTAAGATTGAAACTTTACTAACGAATACCTTTAGTGAACAACTATCTCCGATCTTGACCAAACTGTATGCCGAATCCTATACATCTGGccggcttcctcccactctCAGCCAAGCATGCATCAcgcttctgttaaaaaaaagggaaggacCCATTAGACTTTGCCTCATACCGGCCGATCTCGTGACTGAATTCGGACTATAAAATTCTGATGAagattctttctctctgtcttgaaGAGATTCTACCCGGTATGTAAAACAGAGACCACTCTTTTTCAACATCCTTCCCAGTCCACCTCAGAATGCATTCACTCTATGGATGCAGAGAAAGCATTCGACGAGTCAAATGGACATTCCTTTTTCAAACCCTGGTCAAATTTGGTTTTGGGGCGTCTTTCATTGCCTGGATCCGGTTGCTGTATTCTTGCCCTTCCGCTGTAGTCCTGACCAACAATCTCTACTCTGCACCTTTTGATTTGGCCTGTGGGACGAGACAAGGCAGTCCCCTCAGTCCACTGCTATCCGTCTTAGCTATCGAGCCACTTGTGATAGCCATAAGATCCAATCGTGCTATCACAGGCTTTCTCAGGGGCAATATAGAACACAAGTTCTCTTTGTATGCGGACGACCTTCTCTTATATGTGCCAAAAGCTGAGTCTACTATTCCTCATATAATTACATAATTAAATATTATCCTGGTTTATCTGGAGTGGTAAAAATCCTCGTCTACGCAGggattttttgcaaaaaactaaacaaaatggCTGCTTGGCTCTGGCAGACTTTTGAAAGTAGCTACAAATTTGCACTGCATGATGTTCTGGAAGAACTGTACCTCTGTGGTGAAATGTCGTTTATGGGTTAGCATGGAAAGACTTTCTAGT
The window above is part of the Salarias fasciatus chromosome 23, fSalaFa1.1, whole genome shotgun sequence genome. Proteins encoded here:
- the LOC115381960 gene encoding anterior gradient protein 2 homolog → MTRAAASLVLVALSSTFAKYVPKSGQRIPQSLSRGWGDQLIWAQTYEEALFLSRSRNKPLIVLFHLEDCPHSQALKQAFANDDEIQRTLDEDFVVLNLMQETGDQHLSPDGQYVPRIVFVGLPDTP